In one Pseudomonas sp. 31-12 genomic region, the following are encoded:
- a CDS encoding SDR family oxidoreductase gives MQNRMMITGAGSGLGREIALRWAREGWQLALSDVSEPGLQETLKQVREVGGDGFIQRCDVRDYSQLTAFAQACEEKLGGIDVIVNNAGVASGGFFSELSLEDWDWQIAINLMGVVKGCKAFLPLLEKSKGKIINIASMAALMKGPAMSNYNVAKAGVVALSESLLVELAQQEVGVHVVCPSFFQTNLLDSFRGPTPAMKAQVGKLLESSPITATDIADYIYEHVAAGEFMILPHEQGRMAWALKQKNPQLLYNEMTTMADKMRAKAKQNAG, from the coding sequence ATGCAAAATCGCATGATGATCACTGGCGCGGGCTCAGGCCTGGGTCGCGAAATCGCGCTGCGCTGGGCGCGTGAAGGCTGGCAGCTGGCCTTGTCGGATGTCAGCGAGCCCGGTTTGCAAGAAACCCTGAAACAGGTTCGTGAAGTGGGCGGCGACGGTTTTATCCAGCGTTGCGATGTGCGTGATTACAGCCAGCTGACGGCCTTCGCCCAGGCCTGTGAAGAGAAACTGGGTGGCATCGATGTCATCGTCAACAACGCCGGCGTGGCGTCGGGCGGGTTCTTCAGTGAACTGTCCCTGGAAGACTGGGACTGGCAGATCGCGATCAACCTGATGGGCGTGGTCAAGGGCTGCAAGGCCTTCCTGCCGCTGCTGGAAAAAAGCAAAGGCAAGATCATCAACATCGCTTCGATGGCGGCCCTGATGAAAGGCCCGGCCATGAGCAATTACAACGTGGCCAAGGCCGGCGTGGTGGCATTGTCCGAAAGCCTGCTGGTCGAACTGGCGCAACAGGAAGTGGGCGTGCACGTGGTTTGCCCGTCGTTCTTCCAGACCAACTTGCTGGACTCCTTCCGTGGCCCGACCCCGGCCATGAAAGCCCAGGTCGGCAAATTGCTGGAAAGTTCGCCGATCACCGCGACCGACATTGCCGATTACATCTACGAGCACGTCGCCGCCGGTGAATTCATGATCCTGCCACACGAACAGGGCCGTATGGCCTGGGCTCTAAAGCAGAAAAACCCGCAATTGCTCTACAACGAAATGACCACCATGGCCGACAAAATGCGCGCCAAGGCCAAACAAAACGCAGGCTGA
- a CDS encoding DUF3309 family protein: MDMGTILIVILILLLVGGLPVFPHSRSWGYGPSGIIGVVLVVLLILLLLGKI; encoded by the coding sequence ATAGACATGGGCACAATTCTTATCGTAATTCTGATTCTCCTGCTGGTAGGTGGTTTGCCGGTCTTTCCACACTCAAGAAGTTGGGGTTATGGCCCGTCGGGTATCATCGGCGTGGTGTTGGTGGTGCTGTTGATTCTGCTGTTACTTGGCAAGATATAA
- a CDS encoding LTA synthase family protein has translation MANPDALSQQRASSRLLQPTVKSHLAYTLLCALVMMVMFSLLRVALLVYNREMILDTPASTFFEAFANGLRFDLRLVVYLSIPLILALFSSRAMAARGFFRFWLTIASSIALFLGLMEMDFYREFHQRLNGLVFQYVKEDPKTVMSMLWYGFPVVRYLLAWAFGTLILTLAFKGADRATRPRGPFSGGSIGTRQVAPWYARGVVFVVCLLVCVVAARGTLRQGPPLRWGDVYTTDSNFANQLGLNGTLSLIAAAKSRMSEDRDNIWKATLDQPVAQQTVRDMLLTPSDKLVDGETAAVRRNYSPAADKTLPIKNVVVILMESFAGHSVGALGRPGNVTPYFDKLAKEGLLFDRFFSNGTHTHQGMFATMACFPNLPGFEYLMQTPEGSHKLSGLPQLLSARDYDDVYVYNGDFAWDNQSGFFSNQGMTNFIGRNDFVNPVFSDPTWGVSDQDMFNRGLEELKARDGKDKKPFYALLQTLSNHTPYALPTPLPVERVTDRGSLNEHLTAMRYSDWALGQFFEQARKEPYFKETLFVVVGDHGFGNEQQITEMDLGRFNVPMLLIGPGVQDKFGQVDHTVGTQIDIVPTIMGRIGGDVIHQCWGRDLLNLPEGDKGFGVIKPSGSDQTVALLTADRVLVLPKEMPPKLYQYELGANSKGEVIPASADEAALKQKLESFIQTATKSLIDNTAGVVDGKPD, from the coding sequence ATGGCAAACCCGGACGCCCTGAGTCAGCAGCGAGCTTCTAGTCGCCTGCTGCAACCGACCGTCAAATCGCATCTGGCCTACACGCTGCTGTGTGCCTTGGTCATGATGGTCATGTTCAGCCTGCTGCGCGTCGCGCTGCTGGTCTATAACCGCGAAATGATCCTCGATACACCGGCCTCGACCTTTTTCGAGGCCTTCGCCAATGGCCTGCGTTTCGACCTGCGCCTGGTGGTCTACCTCAGCATTCCGCTGATTCTGGCGCTGTTCAGCTCCCGGGCCATGGCCGCTCGCGGGTTCTTCCGTTTCTGGCTGACCATAGCCTCGAGCATCGCGCTGTTCCTCGGCCTGATGGAGATGGATTTCTATCGCGAGTTCCACCAGCGCCTTAACGGCCTGGTCTTCCAGTACGTGAAGGAAGACCCGAAAACCGTGATGAGCATGCTCTGGTACGGTTTTCCTGTGGTTCGCTACCTGCTGGCCTGGGCTTTCGGCACGTTGATCCTGACCCTGGCGTTCAAGGGCGCCGACCGGGCGACCCGTCCTCGTGGTCCGTTCAGCGGCGGCAGCATCGGCACGCGTCAGGTTGCCCCGTGGTATGCACGAGGCGTCGTATTCGTGGTTTGCCTGCTGGTCTGCGTGGTCGCGGCTCGTGGCACCCTGCGTCAAGGCCCGCCATTGCGTTGGGGTGACGTCTACACCACCGACTCGAACTTCGCCAACCAGTTGGGCCTCAACGGCACGCTGTCGCTGATCGCGGCGGCCAAGAGCCGGATGTCCGAAGACCGCGACAACATCTGGAAAGCCACACTGGATCAGCCAGTGGCTCAGCAGACCGTCCGCGATATGTTGCTGACACCGAGCGACAAACTGGTGGATGGCGAAACCGCGGCCGTGCGTCGTAACTACTCCCCGGCGGCTGACAAAACCCTGCCGATCAAGAACGTGGTTGTGATCCTGATGGAAAGCTTCGCCGGTCATTCGGTGGGCGCCTTGGGTCGTCCGGGTAACGTCACGCCGTACTTCGACAAGCTGGCGAAAGAAGGCCTGCTGTTCGACCGCTTCTTCTCCAACGGCACTCACACCCACCAGGGCATGTTCGCCACCATGGCCTGCTTCCCGAACCTGCCGGGTTTCGAATACCTGATGCAGACCCCGGAAGGCAGCCACAAACTGTCTGGCCTGCCGCAGTTGCTCAGCGCCCGTGACTATGACGATGTGTACGTCTACAACGGCGATTTCGCTTGGGACAATCAGTCGGGCTTTTTCAGCAACCAGGGCATGACCAACTTCATCGGACGTAACGACTTCGTTAACCCGGTGTTCTCCGACCCAACCTGGGGTGTGTCCGACCAGGACATGTTCAACCGTGGTCTGGAAGAGTTGAAAGCTCGCGATGGCAAAGACAAAAAACCGTTCTATGCCTTGCTGCAAACCCTGTCCAACCACACGCCGTACGCCTTGCCGACGCCTTTGCCGGTCGAGCGCGTGACTGACCGTGGCAGCCTCAACGAACATTTGACCGCCATGCGCTACTCCGACTGGGCGCTGGGTCAATTCTTCGAGCAGGCGCGTAAAGAGCCGTACTTCAAGGAAACCCTGTTCGTAGTGGTCGGCGACCACGGTTTTGGCAACGAGCAGCAGATCACCGAAATGGACCTGGGCCGCTTCAACGTACCGATGCTGCTGATCGGGCCGGGCGTGCAGGACAAGTTCGGCCAGGTTGACCACACCGTGGGCACACAGATCGATATCGTGCCGACCATCATGGGTCGCATCGGCGGCGACGTGATTCACCAGTGCTGGGGTCGTGACTTGCTGAATTTGCCGGAAGGCGACAAGGGCTTTGGCGTGATCAAGCCTTCGGGCAGCGATCAGACCGTCGCGTTGCTGACGGCGGATCGCGTGCTGGTGCTGCCGAAAGAAATGCCGCCCAAGCTGTATCAGTACGAATTGGGCGCCAATTCGAAAGGCGAAGTGATTCCGGCGTCGGCTGACGAAGCGGCCCTCAAGCAGAAACTCGAGTCGTTCATCCAGACAGCCACCAAGAGCCTGATCGACAACACCGCCGGTGTCGTTGACGGCAAGCCGGACTAG
- a CDS encoding START domain-containing protein — MGSLHRMAVLCGLTVLLTTTAAQAEDWKVAKNQDGIKVSLSEVAGSDYKAYQGVTLMKTTMAKLRALQEDVSGACAWIHECKAQKLLKHEGDQSWTYSQFNTPWPVTPRDSVLHITTTEGADGSLTRKLEGVPKYIPEEKGFVRVTKIDGFWKFVPKGDQIEVTYQVHTEPGGSIPSMVANKFVVDAPFNTLKALKERAEK, encoded by the coding sequence ATGGGTTCGCTGCATCGTATGGCTGTGCTGTGTGGTTTGACAGTGTTGCTGACCACCACGGCCGCCCAGGCCGAGGACTGGAAAGTCGCCAAGAATCAAGACGGCATCAAGGTGTCCCTGAGTGAAGTGGCCGGTTCCGACTACAAGGCCTACCAGGGCGTGACCCTGATGAAGACCACCATGGCCAAATTGCGCGCGCTGCAGGAAGACGTCTCTGGCGCCTGCGCCTGGATTCACGAGTGCAAGGCCCAGAAGCTGCTCAAGCACGAAGGCGATCAGAGCTGGACCTACAGCCAATTCAATACCCCATGGCCGGTGACCCCGCGTGATTCGGTGCTGCATATCACCACCACCGAAGGCGCCGACGGCAGCCTGACCCGCAAACTCGAAGGCGTGCCGAAGTACATTCCTGAGGAAAAGGGCTTCGTCCGTGTCACCAAAATTGACGGTTTCTGGAAGTTCGTCCCCAAGGGTGACCAGATTGAAGTGACCTATCAGGTGCACACCGAGCCAGGCGGCAGCATCCCGTCGATGGTCGCCAACAAGTTCGTGGTTGATGCACCGTTCAACACGCTGAAGGCCCTGAAGGAACGCGCCGAGAAATAA
- a CDS encoding YkgJ family cysteine cluster protein has protein sequence MKCREGCGACCIAPSISSPIPGMPNGKAAGERCVQLSVDNLCSIFGDPKRPAVCSAFEADVEVCGSSSDEAIKLLGWWEQMTAA, from the coding sequence ATGAAATGCCGTGAAGGCTGTGGCGCCTGTTGCATTGCCCCTTCCATCAGTTCACCGATTCCCGGAATGCCTAATGGCAAAGCCGCTGGCGAACGTTGCGTACAACTGTCTGTCGATAACCTGTGCAGCATTTTCGGCGATCCGAAACGTCCTGCCGTGTGTTCGGCGTTTGAAGCCGACGTCGAAGTCTGCGGAAGCAGCAGCGACGAAGCGATCAAGCTGCTCGGATGGTGGGAGCAAATGACGGCTGCATGA
- a CDS encoding translation initiation factor 2, with amino-acid sequence MKPIFPAVCLSICLFMTVHAQGVMAASTQEKPAASATSKKPATVKKAAAVKKNAAPVKKKPAALKKRPPIASKSKSAREVAKTQLPSADLDLSLPKDMVEELKPVGTVPLPRRDAVLPQMFGDKNSQFQLNGRLLSNEMQLQLRNEERRDVEGAALDFEFKQ; translated from the coding sequence ATGAAACCGATTTTTCCTGCCGTCTGCCTATCGATCTGTCTCTTCATGACCGTTCATGCCCAAGGCGTCATGGCGGCTTCGACCCAGGAAAAACCGGCAGCCAGCGCAACCTCGAAAAAACCGGCGACCGTCAAGAAAGCTGCTGCGGTGAAAAAGAACGCCGCCCCGGTCAAAAAGAAACCGGCAGCGCTGAAAAAACGACCGCCGATTGCCTCCAAGTCCAAATCGGCCCGTGAAGTGGCGAAGACCCAACTCCCGTCCGCCGATCTGGACTTGAGCCTGCCTAAAGACATGGTCGAAGAGCTGAAACCGGTCGGGACGGTCCCATTGCCGCGACGCGACGCCGTGTTGCCGCAAATGTTCGGTGACAAGAACAGTCAGTTTCAGCTCAACGGCCGGCTGCTCAGCAACGAAATGCAGTTGCAACTGCGCAATGAGGAACGTCGGGACGTCGAAGGCGCAGCGCTGGATTTCGAGTTCAAGCAGTAA
- a CDS encoding PLP-dependent aminotransferase family protein encodes MTNLLLYQRIAQQLAEDIRRGVYQPGERVPSVRKMSSQLNVSHATVLQAYANLEDQGLIRARPQSGYYVHQTPALTAPTPDIARVERPGLVTRSSIIQQVLVESRREGVFPLGAAVPSVDYLPVRALHQQLAKVTRFHSPRAFSYMFSPGFEPLRRQVAIRMRDAGVVVDPSEVVITHGCVDALQMSLRVLTRPGDLIAAESPTYYGLLQLADLLGLKVIEIPSDPATGMSLEALQLAANQWSIKALVLTTRLSNPLGGTMPEERQKQLLRLASDFDIQIVEDDIYGELMFEQGRTKSLKAYDRLDRVIYCSSFSKTLSPGVRIGWMIAGKYQQEIQRLQTFSTHSACSVTQMGIAAYLENGGYDRHLRYIRQEYRKNLSAFQLAVQQYFPEGTQMTRPTGGFILWVSLPGRVNTQELHVRALQQGISIAPGLIFSNTEQFNHCIRLNCGTPWNREAERALMTLGMLATQLCQETASGF; translated from the coding sequence ATGACCAATCTTTTGCTCTACCAACGTATTGCTCAGCAACTGGCCGAAGACATCCGCCGTGGTGTCTATCAACCGGGGGAACGCGTGCCTTCGGTGCGCAAGATGAGCTCGCAGCTCAACGTCAGCCATGCGACCGTTTTGCAGGCTTACGCCAATCTCGAGGATCAGGGGCTGATCCGCGCCCGGCCGCAGTCGGGCTATTACGTGCACCAGACACCAGCCCTGACAGCGCCAACGCCGGACATCGCCCGGGTCGAGCGGCCCGGTCTGGTCACTCGCAGCAGCATCATTCAGCAAGTGCTGGTCGAATCCCGTCGCGAGGGGGTTTTTCCCTTGGGCGCGGCAGTGCCGAGCGTCGATTATTTGCCGGTCCGCGCTTTGCACCAGCAATTGGCCAAAGTCACCCGTTTCCATAGCCCGCGTGCCTTCAGTTACATGTTCAGCCCCGGTTTTGAACCGTTGCGCCGGCAGGTGGCGATCCGCATGCGTGATGCCGGCGTGGTGGTTGATCCTTCCGAAGTGGTGATCACCCACGGCTGCGTCGATGCGTTGCAGATGTCACTGCGCGTACTGACCCGGCCGGGCGACCTGATCGCCGCCGAGTCACCGACTTATTATGGTTTGTTGCAACTGGCCGACCTGCTGGGCCTCAAAGTCATCGAGATCCCGAGCGACCCGGCGACCGGCATGAGCCTCGAAGCCCTGCAACTGGCGGCCAACCAGTGGTCGATCAAGGCGCTGGTGCTGACCACGCGTCTGAGTAATCCACTGGGCGGCACCATGCCCGAAGAGCGGCAGAAGCAACTGCTGCGCCTGGCCTCGGATTTCGATATCCAGATCGTTGAAGACGATATCTACGGCGAGTTGATGTTCGAGCAAGGTCGGACCAAATCGCTCAAGGCCTACGACCGGCTGGATCGAGTGATCTATTGCTCGAGCTTCTCCAAGACCCTGTCACCGGGCGTGCGGATTGGCTGGATGATCGCCGGCAAATATCAGCAAGAGATTCAGCGTTTGCAGACGTTCAGCACGCATTCGGCGTGCAGCGTCACGCAAATGGGCATCGCCGCGTACCTTGAGAATGGCGGTTACGACCGTCACTTGCGCTACATCCGTCAGGAATACCGCAAGAACCTCAGCGCCTTCCAGCTGGCGGTGCAGCAGTACTTTCCGGAAGGCACGCAAATGACCCGACCCACGGGCGGCTTCATTCTGTGGGTCAGCCTGCCAGGACGGGTCAACACTCAGGAGCTGCATGTGCGTGCGTTGCAGCAGGGCATCAGCATCGCACCGGGGCTGATTTTCAGTAACACCGAGCAGTTCAATCACTGCATTCGCCTGAACTGTGGCACGCCCTGGAATCGTGAAGCCGAGCGGGCATTGATGACGTTGGGGATGTTGGCCACGCAGCTTTGCCAGGAGACGGCCAGCGGTTTCTGA
- a CDS encoding OmpA family protein, with translation MSLKSKALGGLILAVCASLYGCAGQHSESALQQAGSDFQKVKEDSNVLRIAPKDVIRAGESLARADRLSSYWGSGSDVVHYAYLSQRYSEIAREHTNQVLNEERAAKLELERQRLQLALRESKLLSVQQQGKWLEEQIVALATTQTDRGLVMTLGDVLFDTGEAELKNSANRVVLKIVQFLQLNPKRVVRIEGYTDSTGGKQDNLKLSRDRAQSVADVLMDLGIDDKRIKVEGYGDEYPVDVNASERGRAQNRRVEIVFSDEKGQLGAAR, from the coding sequence ATGAGCCTCAAGTCCAAAGCACTCGGCGGTTTGATCCTGGCCGTTTGCGCGAGCCTTTACGGTTGCGCCGGCCAACACAGCGAGAGCGCATTGCAGCAGGCCGGAAGTGACTTCCAGAAGGTCAAGGAAGACTCCAACGTGCTGCGAATCGCGCCCAAGGACGTGATCCGTGCCGGTGAATCCCTGGCCCGCGCCGATCGTCTTTCCAGCTATTGGGGGAGCGGCTCGGACGTGGTGCATTACGCCTACCTGAGCCAGCGCTACAGCGAAATCGCCCGTGAGCACACCAATCAGGTGCTCAACGAAGAGCGCGCGGCGAAGCTCGAACTGGAACGTCAGCGCCTGCAACTGGCCCTGCGAGAGTCCAAGTTGCTCAGTGTGCAGCAGCAGGGCAAATGGCTCGAAGAACAGATCGTTGCCCTGGCCACCACGCAGACCGACCGTGGTCTGGTGATGACCCTGGGCGATGTGCTGTTCGACACCGGCGAGGCGGAGCTGAAGAATTCGGCGAACCGAGTGGTGCTGAAGATCGTGCAATTCTTGCAGCTCAATCCCAAGCGTGTGGTCCGCATCGAGGGCTACACCGACAGCACCGGCGGCAAACAGGACAACCTCAAGCTGTCCCGTGACCGTGCGCAATCGGTGGCGGACGTGCTGATGGACCTGGGTATCGACGATAAACGCATCAAGGTCGAAGGCTACGGCGATGAGTACCCGGTGGACGTGAACGCTTCCGAGCGTGGTCGCGCGCAGAACCGTCGGGTGGAAATTGTGTTCTCCGACGAAAAAGGCCAGCTCGGCGCCGCCCGCTAA
- a CDS encoding DUF4398 domain-containing protein — protein sequence MSIRPLFAALAVLALAGCAADPAPNEQIRLTEQALVQAKAVGATVDDVPELKLAEDKFSRAQGDMTDQSYRHARMRAEQAELDARLAEAKVLTLKSEEQLNVLNTRITRLRKQLGDAQ from the coding sequence GTGAGTATTCGACCTCTTTTCGCTGCCCTGGCCGTTCTGGCTCTGGCGGGTTGTGCAGCCGATCCGGCGCCGAATGAACAAATACGCCTGACCGAACAGGCGCTCGTACAAGCCAAAGCCGTGGGGGCCACTGTCGACGACGTGCCAGAGCTCAAACTGGCCGAAGACAAGTTTTCCCGTGCCCAAGGCGACATGACAGATCAGTCCTACAGGCATGCGCGCATGCGGGCCGAACAGGCCGAACTGGACGCGCGCCTGGCCGAAGCCAAGGTGCTGACTCTCAAGAGCGAGGAGCAACTGAACGTGCTCAATACCCGCATCACTCGCCTGCGCAAGCAACTGGGAGATGCCCAATGA
- a CDS encoding ABC transporter substrate-binding protein, with product MDLRRVCGWSLLLGVALLPALAVAAGKCERLVVTGSPDAPPYLWQDPQNPKHLIGAGADLLQHVAGELGIKVELLYAGKRAQALDEVRSGRMDMLADAPLTVGELESLDFIHPPLLENDYLVWTRKDSALVYDQAQDLHGHPGAVSEKSRMTQAFDTFAEQQLTLVRTPNLTQAFQKLLLGEVEFVLAGRYSGMAAAQTLSMANDLVARPNPIDKPGLFLAVSHNSACNDPWLRGQLAKKMTELPASGLTEAVLQRNIERWKAQQQQQPPQQPVSTPKQ from the coding sequence ATGGATCTGCGTCGCGTATGTGGCTGGTCATTACTGCTGGGGGTGGCGCTGTTACCGGCGCTGGCCGTGGCCGCAGGCAAGTGCGAGCGCCTGGTGGTGACCGGCAGCCCGGACGCGCCACCGTACCTGTGGCAAGACCCACAAAACCCCAAGCACTTGATCGGCGCCGGTGCTGATTTATTGCAGCACGTGGCGGGGGAGCTGGGTATCAAGGTCGAACTGCTTTACGCCGGCAAACGTGCCCAGGCGCTGGACGAAGTGCGCAGCGGGCGCATGGACATGCTGGCCGACGCGCCGTTGACGGTCGGCGAGTTGGAAAGCCTGGATTTCATCCACCCGCCGCTTCTGGAAAACGATTACCTGGTCTGGACCCGCAAAGACTCGGCATTGGTCTACGACCAGGCGCAAGATCTTCACGGTCATCCAGGTGCCGTGTCGGAAAAGTCCCGAATGACCCAGGCATTCGACACTTTCGCCGAGCAGCAATTGACCCTCGTGCGTACTCCGAACCTGACCCAGGCCTTTCAGAAATTGCTGTTGGGCGAGGTGGAATTTGTTCTCGCCGGACGCTACTCGGGCATGGCCGCCGCGCAAACCCTGAGCATGGCCAACGACCTGGTCGCTCGCCCGAACCCGATCGACAAACCCGGCCTGTTCCTCGCGGTTTCCCATAACTCCGCCTGCAACGATCCGTGGTTGCGCGGACAGCTGGCCAAAAAGATGACAGAATTGCCCGCGTCCGGACTGACGGAGGCCGTGCTGCAACGCAATATCGAACGCTGGAAAGCGCAGCAGCAACAGCAACCACCGCAACAACCCGTCAGTACCCCAAAACAGTAG
- a CDS encoding electron transfer flavoprotein subunit alpha/FixB family protein — protein sequence MTILVIAEHDNKVVAPATLNTVAAAAKIGGDIHVLVAGQGVGAVAEAAAKIAGVSKVLIADNAAYAHQLPENVAPLVAELGKGYSHILAAATSNGKNILPRVAASLDVDQISEIISVESADTFKRPIYAGNAIATVQSNAAVKVITVRATGFDPVAAEGGSAAVEAVAAAHDAGTSSFVGEELAKSDRPELTAAKIVVSGGRGMQNGDNFKHLYALADKLGAAVGASRAAVDAGFVPNDMQVGQTGKIVAPQLYIAVGISGAIQHLAGMKDSKVIVAINKDEEAPIFQVADYGLVADLFEAIPEFEKLV from the coding sequence ATGACTATCTTGGTTATTGCTGAACACGACAACAAAGTAGTGGCCCCGGCCACACTGAACACCGTGGCTGCTGCTGCCAAAATCGGCGGTGACATCCACGTTCTGGTAGCTGGCCAGGGCGTTGGTGCCGTGGCTGAAGCTGCTGCGAAAATCGCTGGCGTGAGCAAAGTCCTGATCGCTGACAATGCCGCTTACGCGCATCAGTTGCCGGAAAACGTTGCACCGCTGGTTGCAGAGTTGGGCAAGGGTTACAGCCACATCCTGGCTGCCGCCACTTCCAACGGCAAAAACATCCTGCCGCGCGTTGCCGCGTCGCTGGACGTTGACCAGATCTCCGAGATCATCTCGGTCGAAAGCGCTGACACCTTCAAGCGCCCGATCTACGCCGGTAACGCGATCGCAACCGTTCAATCGAACGCTGCGGTCAAAGTGATCACCGTACGTGCTACCGGTTTCGACCCGGTTGCCGCTGAAGGTGGTTCCGCTGCTGTTGAAGCGGTGGCTGCTGCTCACGACGCTGGCACTTCGAGCTTTGTTGGTGAAGAACTGGCCAAGTCCGATCGTCCGGAACTGACCGCTGCCAAGATCGTCGTTTCCGGCGGCCGCGGCATGCAGAACGGTGACAACTTCAAACACCTGTACGCCTTGGCCGACAAGCTGGGCGCTGCCGTTGGTGCTTCCCGCGCCGCGGTCGACGCAGGTTTTGTACCCAACGACATGCAGGTCGGTCAGACCGGCAAGATCGTTGCTCCACAGCTGTACATCGCCGTCGGTATCTCCGGCGCGATCCAGCACCTGGCCGGCATGAAAGACTCCAAAGTGATCGTTGCGATCAACAAGGACGAAGAAGCGCCGATCTTCCAGGTGGCCGATTACGGCCTGGTGGCAGACCTGTTCGAAGCCATCCCCGAGTTCGAGAAGCTGGTCTAA
- a CDS encoding electron transfer flavoprotein subunit beta/FixA family protein, whose amino-acid sequence MKVLVAVKRVVDYNVKVRVKADNSGVDLANVKMSMNPFCEIAVEEAVRLKEKGVATEIVVVSIGPSTAQEQLRTALALGADRAILVESAEDLTSLAVAKLLKAVVDKEQPQLVILGKQAIDSDNNQTGQMLAALSGYGQGTFASKVEVSGDSVAVTREIDGGAQTVSLKLPAIVTTDLRLNEPRYASLPNIMKAKKKPLEVLTPDALGVSTASTNKTVKVEAPAARSAGIKVKSVAELVEKLKNEAKVI is encoded by the coding sequence ATGAAGGTTCTTGTAGCTGTCAAACGCGTTGTGGATTACAACGTCAAGGTTCGCGTCAAGGCGGACAATTCCGGCGTCGACCTCGCCAACGTCAAGATGTCGATGAACCCGTTCTGCGAAATCGCAGTGGAAGAAGCCGTACGCCTGAAAGAGAAAGGTGTTGCGACTGAAATCGTCGTCGTCTCCATCGGCCCGTCCACCGCTCAAGAGCAACTGCGCACCGCGCTGGCTCTGGGTGCTGACCGCGCTATCCTCGTCGAATCCGCCGAAGATCTGACTTCCCTGGCCGTTGCCAAGCTGTTGAAAGCCGTTGTCGACAAGGAACAGCCTCAGCTGGTGATCCTCGGCAAACAAGCCATCGACAGCGACAACAACCAGACTGGCCAGATGCTCGCTGCATTGAGCGGCTACGGTCAGGGCACGTTCGCTTCGAAAGTCGAAGTGTCCGGCGACAGCGTTGCCGTGACCCGCGAAATCGACGGCGGCGCGCAGACGGTTTCCCTGAAACTGCCGGCCATCGTCACCACCGACCTGCGTTTGAACGAGCCGCGCTACGCGTCCCTGCCGAACATCATGAAAGCCAAGAAGAAGCCTCTCGAAGTGCTGACTCCGGACGCTTTGGGCGTTTCCACCGCCTCCACCAACAAGACCGTGAAAGTCGAAGCGCCTGCTGCACGCAGCGCGGGTATCAAGGTCAAGTCGGTGGCTGAACTGGTCGAGAAACTGAAAAACGAAGCGAAGGTAATCTAA